Proteins encoded together in one bacterium window:
- a CDS encoding SelT/SelW/SelH family protein: MDPKPRIAIEYCTQCRWLLRAAWTAQELLTTFEAEIGGVTLVPGTGGVFHVTLDGETLWSRKDEGRFPEMKELKQIVRDRIAPGKDLGHSDKPSEGQ; the protein is encoded by the coding sequence ATGGACCCCAAGCCCCGGATCGCGATCGAATATTGCACCCAGTGCCGTTGGCTCCTCCGGGCGGCCTGGACGGCCCAGGAGCTCCTGACGACCTTCGAGGCGGAGATTGGCGGCGTGACCCTCGTCCCCGGCACGGGGGGCGTCTTCCACGTCACCCTCGACGGCGAGACCCTCTGGTCCCGGAAGGACGAGGGCCGCTTCCCCGAGATGAAGGAGCTGAAGCAGATCGTCCGCGACCGCATCGCCCCCGGCAAGGATTTGGGACATTCGGACAAGCCGAGCGAGGGCCAGTAA
- the mutT gene encoding 8-oxo-dGTP diphosphatase MutT — protein MKKEVLAVAAVIERDGKFLITKRLETSPMGHCWEFPGGKIEAGETVEECAVRECKEEIDVTVEPLRRLREEFYDYPHGFVHLWFVLCRLAEGEPRPVQCREARWIEPHQFPDFEFPPADVRVIDDLMGKR, from the coding sequence ATGAAAAAAGAGGTTCTCGCCGTCGCCGCCGTCATTGAGCGCGACGGGAAATTCCTCATCACCAAGCGCCTGGAAACGTCACCGATGGGCCACTGTTGGGAGTTCCCGGGGGGGAAGATCGAGGCCGGGGAGACGGTCGAGGAATGCGCCGTCCGGGAGTGCAAGGAGGAGATCGACGTGACGGTCGAGCCCCTGAGGCGGCTCCGGGAGGAGTTTTACGACTATCCGCACGGTTTTGTGCATCTTTGGTTCGTTTTATGCCGGTTGGCGGAGGGGGAGCCCAGGCCCGTCCAATGCCGGGAGGCGCGGTGGATCGAGCCCCACCAGTTCCCGGATTTTGAGTTCCCGCCGGCCGATGTCCGGGTCATCGACGATCTCATGGGCAAGCGGTAA
- the rpsU gene encoding 30S ribosomal protein S21, which translates to MAGIRVRDGESFESAVRRFKRTCEKAGILSELRKREHYEKPSVRKKRKSMSARKRALKKARPRDREFGS; encoded by the coding sequence ATGGCTGGCATTCGAGTTCGAGATGGGGAGTCTTTTGAGAGCGCCGTCCGGCGTTTCAAGAGGACCTGCGAAAAGGCGGGCATACTCTCCGAGCTCCGCAAACGGGAGCATTACGAAAAACCGTCCGTCCGCAAGAAGCGGAAGTCGATGTCCGCGCGCAAGCGCGCGTTAAAGAAGGCTCGTCCCAGGGATAGGGAGTTCGGTAGTTGA
- a CDS encoding GatB/YqeY domain-containing protein yields MSTPSVSLREEFKRSLIEAAKAKDQVRLDTIRSIQSAVKYKEIEKRGELTDPEILSVIGTLCKQRRESIEQFQKGGRQELADKESRELSILEKFLPAQLSRSEVEKAVGQAIKDLGASGPSALGQVMKEAMKRLAGQADGKLVNEIVRSLLK; encoded by the coding sequence ATGTCCACGCCGTCCGTCTCTCTCCGAGAGGAGTTCAAAAGGTCGTTGATTGAAGCCGCGAAGGCCAAGGACCAGGTGCGTCTGGACACCATCCGGTCGATCCAATCGGCCGTCAAATACAAGGAAATCGAAAAGCGGGGGGAACTCACGGACCCCGAGATCCTCTCGGTCATCGGCACCCTCTGCAAGCAGCGCCGCGAGTCGATCGAACAGTTCCAAAAAGGCGGCCGGCAGGAACTGGCGGACAAGGAGAGCCGGGAATTGTCCATCCTGGAAAAATTCCTGCCGGCGCAACTCTCGCGGAGCGAGGTCGAGAAGGCGGTGGGCCAGGCGATCAAGGACCTGGGCGCTTCGGGCCCGTCGGCCTTGGGCCAGGTGATGAAAGAGGCGATGAAGCGGTTGGCGGGCCAGGCCGACGGCAAGCTGGTCAACGAGATCGTTCGTTCCCTTTTGAAATAA
- the dnaG gene encoding DNA primase yields the protein MPFASDEQLAEIRSRADVVQVIGERVPLKRAGHNFKGLCPFHAEKSPSFMVHPEKQIYHCFGCGEGGDVFSFLMKYDGVDFGEAVRTLAERCGVALTAGGGDADAVKAKADKDLLYKINRLAIRFFYETLEGPEGSRGREYLDRRAIKPDMVREAYLGYAPADGRSFVRLLKEKKAPLEAAERLGLIRKGQSGDYFDFFRDRLVFSVVSPDGKFLGFSGRALADDVQPKYLNSPESAIYRKSETLLGLHMARAAVRETDQVLLVEGNFDLIRLHQEGIRNAVAPLGTALTEKQVRSLKRLTENFILLFDGDAAGEKASERALEIFLPLGISPRVVLLPRGEDPDSFVLQKGAESLRKMISNAPALLDVRMDLIFKEHGEEPQGQAKAVRQVTEILSKLPGEIEKNLYLQRVAVRFGLSMETLSHGIVSKRPGGRKESNFSHDAGDQKVRNFPAIERTVLEVLLAGHANPSILLEEIGSGDFLHPDLGFLWDRVKEGYRRDGHVDVARILNELEEGPRRKLLTELAMAGGRWKEDAGRVAADCLRQLRAARLRGRLKGLSQEIQVAETAQDLERVKELMDQKNRLMKEMSGTH from the coding sequence ATGCCTTTTGCCTCCGACGAACAGCTCGCGGAAATCCGCTCCCGTGCGGATGTGGTCCAAGTGATCGGCGAGCGTGTGCCCTTGAAGAGGGCCGGTCACAACTTCAAGGGCCTCTGCCCCTTCCACGCCGAAAAATCGCCGTCCTTCATGGTCCATCCGGAAAAGCAGATCTACCACTGCTTCGGCTGCGGCGAGGGCGGGGACGTCTTTTCCTTCCTGATGAAATACGACGGGGTCGACTTCGGGGAGGCCGTCCGCACGCTGGCGGAGCGTTGCGGAGTCGCCCTGACGGCGGGGGGCGGCGACGCCGACGCCGTCAAGGCCAAGGCCGACAAGGACCTTCTTTACAAGATCAACCGTCTCGCCATCCGGTTTTTTTACGAGACCTTGGAGGGGCCCGAAGGCTCGCGCGGACGGGAGTATCTCGATCGTCGCGCCATCAAGCCGGACATGGTCCGCGAGGCCTATTTGGGATACGCGCCGGCGGACGGAAGGTCCTTCGTCCGCCTCTTGAAGGAAAAAAAGGCGCCCCTGGAGGCGGCCGAGCGCCTGGGGCTCATCCGAAAGGGCCAGTCAGGGGATTATTTCGACTTCTTCCGCGACCGCCTGGTCTTTTCCGTCGTCTCTCCGGACGGCAAATTTTTGGGATTCAGCGGCCGGGCCTTGGCCGATGACGTTCAGCCCAAGTACCTCAACTCTCCCGAGTCCGCGATCTACCGCAAGAGCGAGACGCTGCTCGGCCTCCACATGGCCCGGGCGGCGGTCCGTGAAACGGACCAGGTCCTCTTGGTCGAAGGGAACTTCGATCTCATCCGCCTCCATCAGGAGGGGATCCGGAACGCCGTCGCCCCGCTCGGGACCGCGCTGACCGAAAAACAGGTCCGGTCCCTCAAGCGCCTCACGGAGAATTTTATCCTTCTCTTCGACGGGGACGCCGCGGGTGAGAAGGCGTCGGAGAGGGCCTTGGAGATCTTTTTGCCTCTTGGAATCAGCCCCCGCGTGGTCCTTCTGCCCCGGGGGGAGGATCCGGACAGTTTCGTCCTCCAGAAGGGGGCTGAATCGTTAAGGAAAATGATATCCAATGCCCCTGCCTTGCTGGATGTCCGGATGGACCTTATCTTCAAGGAGCACGGTGAGGAGCCTCAAGGGCAAGCCAAGGCGGTCCGGCAGGTGACGGAGATCCTATCCAAGCTCCCGGGTGAGATCGAAAAAAACCTGTATTTACAAAGGGTTGCCGTACGTTTTGGCCTCTCGATGGAGACCCTGTCCCACGGAATCGTTTCAAAACGTCCCGGGGGAAGAAAGGAAAGCAACTTTTCCCATGACGCAGGCGATCAGAAGGTCAGAAATTTTCCTGCGATCGAGCGAACGGTCCTGGAAGTCCTGTTGGCCGGTCATGCCAATCCATCGATTCTATTGGAGGAGATCGGATCCGGGGACTTCCTCCATCCGGACCTCGGTTTCTTGTGGGACCGGGTCAAGGAAGGCTACCGGCGCGACGGCCATGTGGATGTCGCGCGGATCTTGAACGAACTGGAGGAAGGCCCGCGCCGAAAACTCCTGACCGAACTCGCGATGGCCGGGGGCCGGTGGAAGGAAGACGCGGGGCGAGTGGCGGCGGATTGCCTGCGCCAACTGCGGGCGGCGCGATTGAGGGGGCGGCTTAAGGGGCTCTCTCAAGAGATCCAGGTGGCGGAAACGGCGCAAGACCTGGAGCGTGTCAAAGAATTGATGGACCAAAAGAACCGTTTGATGAAAGAGATGTCGGGGACGCATTAG
- a CDS encoding C4-type zinc ribbon domain-containing protein, producing the protein MKEQITLIFAMHEQDMKARNLRQALDAMKPEIAELELLVANNRSLLEEKSAKLAELETQKRSKEGDVEIAETRLKDFQGKLSAIKTNKEYQAALKEIADTKKLNKAIEDQILDLMGRIDVLKAERQAAEEALNGAAANLERRKNELDAETERLSGMLREVEAEKAASASRVEPSLMAQYMRVKKGRAEAVSAVVGGTCQGCRMKVPPQLYIEIQKMKTLHVCPSCQRILYLTEWLEKKTDPRVGSPEGSKEAL; encoded by the coding sequence TTGAAAGAACAAATTACTTTGATCTTCGCGATGCATGAGCAGGATATGAAGGCCAGGAACCTCCGGCAGGCCCTGGACGCCATGAAGCCGGAGATTGCGGAGCTCGAGTTGCTGGTCGCGAACAATCGCTCGCTCCTCGAGGAGAAATCGGCTAAACTGGCCGAACTCGAGACTCAGAAACGTTCCAAGGAAGGGGACGTCGAGATCGCCGAGACCCGTCTGAAGGACTTTCAGGGCAAGCTTTCGGCGATCAAGACGAACAAGGAGTATCAGGCCGCTCTTAAGGAGATCGCGGACACCAAGAAGCTCAACAAGGCCATTGAGGACCAGATCCTCGATCTCATGGGTCGGATCGACGTCCTGAAGGCCGAGCGGCAGGCGGCCGAAGAGGCGCTGAACGGGGCGGCCGCGAACCTGGAGAGGCGCAAGAACGAACTGGATGCCGAGACGGAACGGTTGAGCGGGATGCTGCGGGAGGTTGAGGCGGAGAAGGCGGCGTCGGCTTCCCGCGTCGAGCCCTCCCTGATGGCGCAGTACATGAGGGTGAAAAAGGGCCGGGCGGAGGCCGTCAGCGCGGTCGTCGGAGGGACGTGCCAGGGTTGCCGGATGAAGGTGCCTCCCCAGCTCTACATCGAGATCCAGAAGATGAAGACCCTTCATGTGTGCCCGTCGTGCCAACGGATCCTGTATCTGACGGAGTGGTTGGAGAAGAAGACAGACCCCCGCGTGGGAAGTCCGGAAGGATCTAAGGAGGCCCTATGA
- a CDS encoding ribonuclease HI family protein codes for MTKFILYTDGAARGNPGPAGAGAFICTEDGVAVAEIAEYLGETTNNVAEYKGLLFGLERLIELGAKDVEVRADSELMVRQLNGQYKVKHPNLIPLYREAQGLLRKIPSFKIVHVRREQNKEADRLSNEAIDNHF; via the coding sequence TTGACCAAATTCATTCTCTACACGGACGGCGCGGCGCGGGGGAATCCCGGGCCCGCGGGTGCGGGGGCCTTCATCTGCACCGAGGACGGCGTCGCCGTCGCGGAAATCGCCGAGTACCTGGGCGAGACGACCAACAACGTCGCCGAGTACAAGGGGCTTCTTTTCGGGCTGGAGAGATTGATCGAGCTCGGAGCGAAGGACGTCGAAGTGCGTGCCGACTCGGAGCTGATGGTCCGGCAGCTCAACGGCCAATATAAGGTGAAGCACCCGAACCTGATTCCACTTTATCGCGAGGCCCAGGGCTTGCTTCGGAAGATCCCTTCTTTTAAGATTGTTCATGTCCGGAGGGAGCAGAACAAGGAAGCGGACCGGCTCTCGAACGAAGCGATAGACAACCATTTCTAG
- a CDS encoding SAM-dependent methyltransferase codes for MTVPVIRFNPLTLLGFGVSAIGSGRLPEVTPAIPDVSSTLAAPAPCDSSHHVGLLDLERSPEEDVTRRLLQRASFWNFRKISLTRPEDLQSDSFEQMLYTAALGDVFAAAGSDKAGSAALEKVLRGMGCDSEILAFARDYVKERARSVAGRIDLKTRESRRRLAVEFLDMALHARQEVGVSLFLARRLADVAGRDWKGLVQDHREMKTPYEKELIRFLQDEGGTVPFDRFFEHAMFNPEAGTYTGTTAERLIAPDPSLAPESFFTTASTDPILADAICSFSRKSWEALGLPIRFDLVEMGAGMGSLAEGVLSRLERMPEGDPFSKSVRYTIVEKSPALARLQTERLARFGPKARVLCRSAVFGPLPAVPAGVLFSNELVDMFPPRKIVNVGGSLFEAYVTHRGGLIQEINGPMREDTAKFLAERAIRLRPGETFYIQPDIDRWVTALASLERGWVATIDYGERREELRRTRHEFGRSMFRGYLRSDDPKYGLGLVSVQSYRNSPTGVARPKDMTVDVDFTTLEEAVRLSGVFQSPEFLTQREFSLRYAGERPKIGHFDNCRVMLLPKNV; via the coding sequence ATGACCGTCCCCGTGATCCGTTTCAATCCTCTGACACTCCTTGGTTTCGGGGTTTCGGCCATCGGCTCGGGGCGATTGCCCGAGGTGACTCCCGCCATTCCGGATGTCTCCAGCACGCTCGCCGCTCCGGCGCCGTGCGATTCTTCCCATCACGTGGGCTTGTTGGATCTGGAAAGGTCGCCGGAGGAGGACGTCACCCGGCGCCTGCTGCAGCGGGCGAGTTTTTGGAATTTCCGCAAAATCTCCCTGACCCGTCCGGAGGACCTCCAGAGCGATTCCTTCGAGCAGATGCTGTACACGGCGGCCCTGGGCGACGTCTTCGCCGCGGCCGGCTCCGACAAGGCCGGGAGCGCGGCGCTTGAGAAGGTCCTCCGTGGCATGGGTTGCGATTCCGAAATCCTGGCCTTCGCGCGCGATTACGTCAAGGAGCGGGCGAGATCGGTCGCCGGTCGGATCGATTTGAAGACGCGCGAGTCCCGAAGGCGCCTGGCGGTTGAGTTTCTCGACATGGCCCTGCACGCGCGCCAGGAGGTCGGCGTCAGCCTCTTTCTGGCCCGTCGCCTGGCCGATGTGGCGGGACGGGATTGGAAGGGTCTCGTTCAAGACCACCGGGAGATGAAGACGCCCTATGAGAAGGAGTTGATCCGGTTCCTCCAGGACGAGGGGGGAACGGTCCCCTTCGACCGCTTCTTCGAGCACGCCATGTTCAATCCCGAAGCGGGGACTTATACGGGAACGACGGCGGAACGGCTCATCGCGCCCGATCCATCCCTGGCCCCGGAGTCCTTCTTCACCACCGCCTCGACGGATCCCATCCTTGCGGATGCGATTTGTTCCTTTTCCCGCAAGTCTTGGGAAGCCCTGGGTCTCCCCATCCGTTTCGACCTGGTCGAGATGGGCGCGGGGATGGGAAGCCTGGCCGAGGGCGTATTGTCCAGGCTCGAACGGATGCCGGAGGGCGATCCCTTCTCGAAGTCCGTCCGTTACACCATCGTCGAGAAGAGCCCGGCCTTGGCGCGCCTTCAGACGGAGCGTCTCGCGCGGTTCGGTCCCAAGGCGAGAGTGCTCTGCCGGTCGGCGGTCTTCGGGCCGCTACCGGCCGTCCCGGCCGGTGTCCTTTTTTCCAATGAGCTGGTCGACATGTTCCCTCCGCGGAAGATCGTGAACGTCGGAGGCAGCCTCTTCGAGGCCTACGTTACGCACCGGGGAGGGCTGATCCAGGAGATCAACGGCCCCATGAGGGAGGACACCGCGAAGTTCCTGGCGGAGCGGGCGATCCGACTCCGGCCGGGGGAGACCTTTTACATCCAACCCGACATCGACCGGTGGGTGACGGCCCTGGCGTCCCTGGAACGCGGGTGGGTCGCGACCATCGATTACGGCGAAAGGCGGGAGGAACTTCGCCGGACCCGGCACGAATTCGGCCGATCCATGTTCCGGGGTTACCTGCGAAGCGACGATCCCAAGTACGGGCTGGGGCTGGTCTCCGTGCAGAGCTATCGCAACTCTCCGACGGGCGTCGCGCGCCCCAAGGACATGACGGTCGACGTGGATTTCACCACCCTGGAAGAGGCGGTCCGGCTCTCGGGGGTCTTCCAGTCCCCCGAATTCCTCACCCAAAGGGAATTTTCGTTAAGATACGCCGGCGAGAGGCCCAAAATAGGCCATTTCGACAATTGCCGCGTGATGCTCCTTCCGAAAAACGTTTGA
- a CDS encoding thiolase family protein, with amino-acid sequence MKDAVIVAAVRSPMGRAEKGLLANMRIDDLGAVVLKEALKRVPQLDPNEIEDVLVGCAMPEGEQGMNLARNISLLAGVPLSAAATTVNRFCASGLETINTAALHIMHGNGEVYVAGGVETMSHVPMGGFNPSLNEKFFEPGAPQAYISMGMTAENVAAKYKVSREDQDKFAAASHQKAAKAHQEGRFKNEMIPVEVTLPDGKKAVLDKDENVRPDTTLEKLAGLKPVFKEGGSVTAGNSSPLTDGAAFVVLMSADRAKALGIKPLAKIRAMAVAGCDPAYMGMGPVPAVQKVLKRAGMTIKDIDVIELNEAFAAQGLAVLRELGADLNKVNPNGGAIALGHPLGCSGARIMGTLINDLISQNKKIGLETMCIGGGQGAATIIERL; translated from the coding sequence ATGAAAGACGCCGTCATCGTAGCCGCCGTCCGCAGCCCCATGGGCCGCGCGGAAAAGGGACTCTTGGCCAACATGCGCATCGACGACCTCGGCGCCGTCGTCCTGAAAGAGGCGCTCAAGCGCGTTCCGCAGCTCGATCCCAACGAAATCGAGGACGTCTTGGTCGGTTGCGCCATGCCGGAGGGCGAGCAGGGCATGAATCTCGCCCGGAACATCAGCCTGCTCGCGGGCGTTCCCCTGTCGGCGGCGGCGACGACGGTGAACCGGTTCTGCGCCTCGGGACTGGAGACGATCAACACCGCGGCCCTGCACATCATGCACGGCAACGGCGAGGTCTATGTCGCCGGGGGCGTCGAAACCATGAGCCACGTTCCCATGGGCGGATTCAACCCTTCGCTGAACGAGAAATTCTTCGAGCCGGGCGCCCCGCAGGCCTACATTTCCATGGGCATGACGGCCGAGAACGTGGCCGCCAAGTACAAGGTGAGCCGCGAGGATCAGGACAAGTTCGCGGCGGCCTCCCACCAAAAGGCGGCCAAGGCCCATCAGGAAGGGCGCTTCAAGAACGAGATGATTCCGGTCGAGGTCACCCTCCCGGACGGCAAGAAGGCGGTCCTGGACAAGGACGAGAACGTCCGTCCGGACACGACGCTGGAGAAGCTCGCGGGTTTGAAGCCCGTCTTCAAGGAAGGCGGCAGCGTGACGGCCGGCAATTCTTCGCCCTTGACCGACGGGGCCGCCTTCGTGGTCCTCATGTCGGCCGACCGCGCGAAGGCGCTGGGGATCAAGCCCCTCGCTAAGATCCGCGCGATGGCGGTCGCCGGTTGCGATCCGGCCTACATGGGCATGGGCCCGGTGCCCGCGGTCCAAAAGGTGCTCAAGCGCGCCGGCATGACCATCAAGGACATCGACGTCATCGAATTGAACGAGGCCTTCGCGGCCCAGGGCCTGGCGGTGCTTCGCGAGCTCGGAGCCGATCTGAACAAGGTGAACCCGAACGGCGGGGCGATCGCCTTGGGCCATCCGCTGGGCTGCAGCGGGGCGCGCATCATGGGCACGCTCATCAACGACCTGATCAGCCAGAATAAGAAGATCGGACTCGAGACCATGTGCATCGGCGGTGGACAGGGCGCCGCGACGATCATCGAACGGTTGTAG
- a CDS encoding 3-hydroxyacyl-CoA dehydrogenase/enoyl-CoA hydratase family protein — protein MAREIKKVAVLGAGVMGAGIAAHVAGAGIPCLLLDIVPKDLPPGGDRNAFAKKGLETVLSSKPALIYSKADARKIEIGNFDDDFDKLKDCDWIIEVVVERLDIKKAVFERIDKVMNENAIVSSNTSGLPLKAMSEGRSEKFKKNFIITHFFNPVRYMKLVEMVTGPDTSPEVACFIAGFLDQRLGKGVVYAKDTPNFIANRIGVYGWFAAMREILKDGYKVEEVDKVLGAAIGRPKSAMFRTTDMVGLDTLAHVAKNTYEACPNDEEREVFKLPPIVEKMLEKKLLGDKAGAGFFKKEKGEGKKEILALDLNTLEYRPQEKVKFDSIAAVKEVEDSGQRIKQVVAAKDRAGELAWKATRSVLVYAANRIPEIADDVVNVDNAMRWGFNWDLGPFEVWDVLGVKETAARIKTEGLKVPAFVQQVVEKGEGRFYKKDGPRTLYFDQKTSTYKPLPERPGVLLLQNVKERTKVIRKNEGASLWDAGDGVAVLEFHTKMNAIDADVGQMMNDAVDEVEKNFQGLLIFNEGQNFSVGANIMLLFLEAQQKNWKGIEDMVRGFQAATMRMKYAKKPVVAAPHQMALGGGCEVSLGATAIHAHAELYMGLVEVGVGLIPAGGGCKEMLVRWQDRMQEKFAKIPPQNRWARRIDGGPFPKTQKAFEAIAFAKVSMSAKEAVENGHLKKTDRISLSRDHHLTEAKKTVLDLAKTHQQAKPREDIWVAGRGGYYAMKSAVDGFLATKKVSEHDAVIALKIANILTGGNIPNMAFVNEQRILDLECEAFLELCGMEKSQERIQAMLMTGKPLRN, from the coding sequence ATGGCACGAGAAATCAAAAAAGTTGCGGTCCTCGGCGCTGGAGTGATGGGGGCCGGCATTGCCGCCCATGTGGCGGGCGCCGGCATTCCCTGCCTTCTCCTGGACATCGTCCCCAAGGACCTGCCCCCGGGGGGCGACCGGAACGCCTTCGCCAAGAAGGGACTCGAAACGGTCCTGAGCTCCAAGCCGGCCCTCATCTATTCCAAGGCCGACGCCAGAAAGATCGAGATCGGCAATTTCGACGATGATTTCGACAAACTGAAGGACTGCGACTGGATCATCGAGGTCGTCGTCGAGAGGCTGGACATCAAGAAGGCCGTCTTCGAGCGCATCGACAAGGTCATGAACGAGAACGCGATCGTCAGCTCCAACACCTCGGGGCTTCCGCTCAAGGCCATGTCCGAAGGGCGATCCGAAAAGTTCAAAAAGAATTTCATCATCACGCACTTTTTCAATCCCGTCCGCTATATGAAGCTCGTGGAAATGGTGACCGGTCCGGACACCAGTCCCGAGGTCGCTTGTTTCATCGCCGGGTTTTTGGACCAGAGGCTCGGCAAGGGCGTCGTCTACGCCAAGGACACGCCGAACTTCATCGCCAACCGGATCGGCGTCTACGGCTGGTTCGCGGCGATGCGCGAAATTTTGAAGGATGGTTATAAGGTCGAAGAAGTCGACAAGGTTCTGGGCGCCGCCATCGGCCGCCCGAAGAGCGCGATGTTCCGGACGACCGACATGGTCGGCCTGGATACGCTCGCCCACGTCGCCAAGAACACCTACGAGGCCTGCCCGAACGACGAGGAGCGCGAGGTCTTCAAGCTCCCCCCCATCGTCGAAAAGATGCTGGAAAAGAAACTCTTGGGCGACAAGGCCGGCGCCGGTTTCTTCAAGAAGGAAAAGGGGGAGGGAAAGAAGGAGATCTTGGCCCTCGATCTCAACACCCTCGAGTACCGTCCCCAGGAGAAGGTCAAGTTCGACTCCATCGCGGCGGTCAAGGAGGTCGAGGATTCCGGACAACGCATCAAGCAGGTGGTCGCGGCCAAGGATCGCGCGGGGGAATTGGCCTGGAAGGCGACGCGGAGCGTGCTCGTATACGCCGCCAACCGCATCCCCGAAATCGCGGACGACGTCGTCAACGTCGACAACGCCATGAGATGGGGTTTCAACTGGGACCTGGGTCCCTTCGAGGTTTGGGACGTCCTGGGCGTGAAAGAAACCGCCGCGCGGATCAAGACGGAGGGGCTCAAGGTCCCTGCGTTCGTGCAGCAGGTCGTGGAAAAAGGGGAGGGCCGCTTCTACAAGAAGGACGGACCCCGCACGCTCTACTTCGATCAGAAGACATCGACGTACAAGCCTCTGCCCGAGAGGCCGGGAGTCCTGTTGCTCCAGAACGTCAAGGAGCGGACCAAGGTCATCAGGAAGAACGAGGGGGCCTCGCTTTGGGACGCCGGCGACGGCGTCGCCGTCCTCGAGTTCCATACGAAGATGAACGCCATCGACGCCGACGTCGGCCAGATGATGAACGACGCGGTCGATGAAGTCGAAAAGAACTTCCAGGGACTCCTCATCTTCAACGAGGGCCAGAACTTCTCGGTCGGGGCCAACATCATGCTTCTCTTTTTGGAGGCCCAGCAGAAGAACTGGAAGGGGATCGAGGACATGGTGCGCGGCTTTCAGGCCGCCACGATGCGGATGAAGTATGCCAAGAAGCCGGTCGTGGCCGCCCCGCACCAGATGGCCTTGGGCGGCGGCTGCGAGGTGTCTCTCGGCGCGACCGCGATCCACGCCCATGCCGAGCTTTATATGGGGCTGGTGGAAGTGGGTGTCGGCCTGATCCCCGCAGGCGGCGGTTGCAAGGAAATGCTCGTCCGCTGGCAGGACCGGATGCAGGAAAAGTTCGCGAAGATCCCCCCGCAGAACCGGTGGGCGCGGCGGATCGACGGAGGACCGTTCCCCAAGACGCAGAAGGCCTTCGAGGCCATCGCCTTCGCCAAGGTCTCGATGTCCGCCAAGGAGGCCGTCGAGAACGGCCATCTGAAGAAGACGGACCGCATCAGCCTCTCGCGGGACCATCACCTCACCGAGGCCAAAAAGACCGTCCTGGATCTCGCCAAGACCCACCAGCAGGCCAAGCCCCGCGAGGATATCTGGGTCGCCGGGCGCGGCGGTTACTATGCGATGAAAAGCGCGGTGGACGGCTTTCTGGCCACGAAAAAGGTCTCGGAGCACGACGCGGTCATCGCCCTAAAGATTGCGAACATCCTGACCGGCGGCAACATCCCCAACATGGCCTTTGTCAACGAGCAGCGCATTCTGGATTTGGAATGCGAGGCCTTCCTGGAACTCTGCGGCATGGAGAAGTCGCAGGAGCGCATCCAGGCCATGCTGATGACGGGCAAGCCGCTCCGGAACTGA
- a CDS encoding YajQ family cyclic di-GMP-binding protein: MPSFDIVSELNMQEVDNAVNQTRKEILTRYDFKGAKADLTLDKDGLHLTAIDEHKMKTLIDVLQSKMIKRGVSLKSLDVGKIEPSLGGTVKCLVKLINGIETEKARELVKIVKGLNLKVQAAIEGEKLRVSGKNRDDLQAVIRTLRGTEFPVELQFTNFRD, from the coding sequence ATGCCCTCCTTCGACATAGTCTCCGAATTGAACATGCAGGAAGTCGACAATGCCGTGAACCAGACACGGAAGGAGATCCTCACCCGCTATGATTTCAAGGGGGCCAAGGCGGACTTAACGCTCGACAAGGACGGCCTGCACCTGACCGCGATCGACGAGCACAAGATGAAGACGTTGATCGATGTCCTGCAAAGCAAGATGATCAAGCGGGGCGTGTCGCTCAAGTCGCTCGACGTCGGCAAGATCGAACCGTCCCTCGGAGGAACGGTGAAGTGCCTGGTGAAGCTCATCAACGGCATCGAGACGGAAAAGGCGCGCGAATTGGTCAAGATCGTCAAGGGATTGAATCTCAAGGTGCAGGCGGCGATCGAGGGCGAAAAACTCCGGGTGTCGGGCAAGAACCGCGACGACCTGCAGGCCGTCATCCGAACCCTCCGCGGAACGGAGTTCCCCGTCGAGCTGCAATTCACGAATTTTAGGGATTGA